The sequence TCGGCCCCATCCGCAATTCCGGCTCCGACTGCCTCGGTTTGGGGCATCAGACGGTAGCCGGTATCGTCGCGCACGAGTGCAACGCTGACCAGACGAAGCGCATTCTCCAGCGCGAACACGACGTCCGTTTTCGGGATGGGGCGACCCGACGAAAGGCTGATATTGCCCTGGACGCGTGGATCGATCACGTAGCCGACGCCGAGAATGTCTCCGAGCACGATCTTGGCGACGGATGCGATCGGCGAATTGTCGAAATTCAGCTCGAACTTGTCCGCGCTGGTCGTGGCGGCCTGCGCCGATGTCGCCGTAGGGGCGTCATCTCCGGGGTCGGCGGCGTAGATCGCGGTCTTGGCTTTGGGGCCGGTGCTAAGTTGTCGTTGCGGCAACTGGTTCGGATAGCGCGGCAGCAGGTCGACCGAGCGTACCTTATCGAAGACGTCCGGGTCCTTGTTGCTGTCGGCATCGGCAATGCTGCCCACCGTGTTGCACGACCCGAGCAACACGCAGATCATCGCGCATTGGACAAGGAAGCCGATCTGGAATGCCGTTCGGCTCACTGAATGCCTCACTTACGCGCGCCCGCTGCCATCCTGGAGGTGGGGCCGAGCCGGATGCTGTTTGCTTAACTCCCTCCTGTGACATTCATGTGTTATCAATATTGTCTGATCGTTCGGCCATCGCGATCTTAATGTTAAGAATTCGCGATGCGAGGCAGGAATCGTGCTGAAATTTCAAGGTCGTGACACCAGATATGTTACAGCGCGCCAGCTGCCGATGATGTCGACGGATATAACGTCACATTTCCAACCAAAGAAGTAAGGTAAACGGCGCGCTCGCTGCTTCGAACGGCTGTCAGAGTTTTGCGGTAGACATTCATGGCTTCCCCGAATGCGCACGAGTTCGCAGCTCGTTTCAGCCTGAAGGCGGACCCGGACAAGCTCGGCAGGCTGAACGGGTCCGGCCCTGCCGACGGCGGTCTGCGCAGGCTGTGGGAAATGAGCGAATTGTCGGCCAGCGAGTTTGCCGACGAAGTTTCGCTGTTCTTCGAGCTGCCGCGCGTGGCGCTCCAGGAGATGATGACGGCGGAATCCCGCGTGCAGCAGTTCTCGCGCCGTTTCCTGCGCGAAATGGCCGTGTTCCCGTGCCAGCCGGCCGGCGGATCGCCGACGCTCGTCGTGGCCGACCCGACGGACCGTGCTTCGATTCAGGCGGCGGGCATCGTGTTGGGGATGGCGCCGACCGTCAAGGTAGCCTCGTTCGAGGACATCGCCACGGTGCTCGACCAGCGCCTCGGCGAGGAGGAGAGTGCAGGCGCCGAGAGCGCCGTTTCGAGCGCGGTGCAGGACGATGACATCGACAATCTGCGCGACCTCGCGAGCGGTGCGCCCGTCGTCCGCGCCGTCAATGACTTGTTCGAGACCGCGGTGGAGCTGCGCGCCAGCGATATCCATATCGAGCCGGGCCGCACGTCGCTCATGGTGCGCATGCGCGTCGATGGACTCCTACGCAATGTTGCGACGCCCAACGGCGTTCCGCCGGCGGCGGTGATCTCCCGCATCAAGATCCTGGCGGGCCTCAACATTGCCGAGCGTCGTCTGCCGCAGGACGGTGGCGCGCGGGTTCGGGCTGCGCGCTCGGAGATCGACGTGCGCGTCGCGATCATGCCGACGCAGCACGGCGAATCCGCCGTTATCCGTCTCCTGCCGCGGGACCGGGCCCTGCTGTCGATCGACAAGCTGGGCTTCCTTGCCGGCGACCAGAGCAAGCTGCGGCGCATGCTGGCGCTGCCGCACGGCATGATCATCGTCACCGGCCCGACCGGCAGCGGTAAGACGACGACGCTTGCAACGGTGCTGTCGCTGCTCAACGAGCCGACCCGAAAGATTTTGACGATCGAGGATCCCGTCGAATACGAGATTCCGGGCATCTGCCAGTCGCAGGCCAAGCCCTCGATCGGCCTGACTTTCGCGACCGCGCTGCGCTCCTTCGTGCGCCAGGACCCCGACGTGATCATGGTCGGCGAGGTTCGCGACTCCGAAACGGCCCATGTCGCCATCCACGCCGCGCTCACCGGCCATCTCGTGCTGACCACGCTGCACACCGAGACGGCGGCGGCGGCCGTACCGCGCCTTCTCGATCTGGGTGTCGAAGCTTTCCTGCTGCGCTCGACGTTGCGCGCGGTGATCGCGCAGCGCTTGGTCCGCCAGCTTTGCGACCGCTGCAAGACCAGCCGGCCGCTGACCCACGCCGACGTCGAGGCTGATCCGCGTTACACTGCGGTCGGCCTTGCGGTCGGCAACACCATCTTCGAGCCCGCCGGCTGCGAGCGCTGCGGCGGGGTCGGGTACCGCGGCCGTATCGGCGTGTTCGAGGTGCTTGAGATGAACGAGGACGTGCGTGCGCTGCTCGATGAGAAGTCCGATTGGGAGTCCATCGACAAGGTCGCGATCCGCAACGGCATGACGACGATGATCGAGGATGGCCTCGCCAAATGCCTGTCGGGCATGACTTCGGCGGCGGAGATCCTGCGTGTGACCACCGTACGGTGACGAGATGCCGAACTTCCGCTATCGCGCATTGACCCAGAAGGGAGAAGTCGTTTCCGGCTCGATCTCCGCGGCTGATCTCGCCGAGGTGGCGCAGCGCATCGAGTATCTCGGCCTGGTGGCGATCGATGCCGGCCCCGAGGACGACGCAAAGGGATGGTCGCTGTCGCTGGCCTCGCTGTCGCTGTCGAAACCGGGGCCCGCGGACGTCACCATCTTTACCCGTGACCTCGCGTTGCTGTTGAAGGCCGGTGCCCGTCTCAACGACGCCCTCGAACTGCTCGCGAGCGACATGGACGTCGGCCGGCTGCGCCCGGTCATCAACAATATCAAGAATTCGATCCTTTCCGGCGAGAGCTTTGCGGAAGCGCTCGGGCGCGAGCCGTCGCTGTTTCCGGCGATGTATGTCGCCCTGGTCAGGGTCGGAGAGATGTCCGGCGGGCTGGACCACATCCTGGAGACGATCGGGATCGAGCGCACGCGCGCCGAAGCGCTGCGGCGCAAGGTGACC comes from Bradyrhizobium diazoefficiens and encodes:
- a CDS encoding GspE/PulE family protein, whose protein sequence is MASPNAHEFAARFSLKADPDKLGRLNGSGPADGGLRRLWEMSELSASEFADEVSLFFELPRVALQEMMTAESRVQQFSRRFLREMAVFPCQPAGGSPTLVVADPTDRASIQAAGIVLGMAPTVKVASFEDIATVLDQRLGEEESAGAESAVSSAVQDDDIDNLRDLASGAPVVRAVNDLFETAVELRASDIHIEPGRTSLMVRMRVDGLLRNVATPNGVPPAAVISRIKILAGLNIAERRLPQDGGARVRAARSEIDVRVAIMPTQHGESAVIRLLPRDRALLSIDKLGFLAGDQSKLRRMLALPHGMIIVTGPTGSGKTTTLATVLSLLNEPTRKILTIEDPVEYEIPGICQSQAKPSIGLTFATALRSFVRQDPDVIMVGEVRDSETAHVAIHAALTGHLVLTTLHTETAAAAVPRLLDLGVEAFLLRSTLRAVIAQRLVRQLCDRCKTSRPLTHADVEADPRYTAVGLAVGNTIFEPAGCERCGGVGYRGRIGVFEVLEMNEDVRALLDEKSDWESIDKVAIRNGMTTMIEDGLAKCLSGMTSAAEILRVTTVR